The genomic DNA AAAAGGAATTCCTCTCTGAGCAAAACAAGTTTTGAAGGATCTCTGTCGCGAGATTGCCTCCAATGTCGTTCCGGTTTCTTCATTCATTCAAACTGGACGATAActtctttgttatatttttagttcCTCCCTTGTCTTTCCTGCCTTTTTCTAATTCTACACATAGAACATATCAATTTTATAGATTAAAGATGATTACGTTCGATATCGAAGACTTCAAACCCTGATAAACGGAAACATCGACGAGTAAGGTGAAATAATCGTTTGACTTTCGATAAATCACGATAAGATAGAGGGCGGCCAATATTCCGTGTTGCATCGGCATAAAAAAAGAGTGTACTCGTGGCAATTCGTGGAAAAAACTCTAACCTACACAAATGACCTTTAGTTCCGCGAATCGAAGCGTTCTTCGTACGTAAACAGTGTTCAATTTTAATGCGAGTTATCGATTTTAGCAAAATCACAAAAAATGTCGCTTTTTTTCCTTTGTCGCTAATGAAGCGAGAAAAGAACGAGCGAGAAGTCGAGTAAAAGAACTATCGAACGAAGACGATTTGGAAACGAAATATCGACGACAGAAAAGTTACGAAATAAGAATtcattgtttaaataaaaacagTTACTGTTCGTTGATCAGAACTATGTTTGGCCGAAGAGAGTTCCATCGAATGTTTTCGAATTGACGGATATaatccgttttatattatatgatgGCAATAGAATTATATGATATAATGATAAGATAATGATaggtaatatattatatgacggtaatagaattaaaagtacccgaaatacaaaaataaagtaaataatttagAGATTTGATAACAATGTatttatttgctattatttGCTGAAATTCtatcgttataaaaattaaaaaattagaattatcGATTTAGAAACATTCGTAAACTCGTCGTTATTTCACTTAGGAGGAAAATGCTGAAAACTAATGGCCTATAGCAAATAAGAAATTAGGATGTAAACCTTGAATATAAGTCGGATATAAACACGATCAATGACCTTCAATTACAAACTATTACGATTGAAAAATCACAATAGCTCCCAACCATTCGAAATCGTACGGTTACAATTGCTATTAATTAAACGCACGCACACTATTTCGTTGAAGCCTGACGAGGCAAGGGTTAAACAGTTATTGGTTGTATAGTGGAACGGGTACGATATAAATATCACAATTAATTGACCACTTCACTGATGAAAGTGTCAGGGTTCAAAAGCCTTAGATTCACTTTTGTCGTTAAGCACCGCAGCACCGCTCGTTGTGTAGAAAACTTGCTAAAACCCCGCTTCCCATCGAACCAGATAACAGCCAGATAACACGGATCTATcgcttttctatatttatattctgaAAAATTAACGACAGCAATTAGCCTTTTAGATAACTCGTTcacagaaataaattaaaaacatcgAAAGTTGGAAAAGCAAAAGTAGGAATTAGAAAATTGATTTCTAGAACGTTTTTTGTACAGACTTTTATATCGTTTCGACTCTTTGCCTCTGTGTTCGTTTCTTATTcgataataaattgataatatttgAGGAATATATTAGGAGCGAATTTACCTACATCGTTACTCCTCTCGTATGGTGCTTGCACAAAAACCCGGACAAGACTCGATTTCAAAAATTTTGCGTAAACAAAAAGATTTTGTTGTATCAGATACTTAAATGTATAAGGAATAATACATCGATATTCTTTTTCATTGTAACTGAAAGTTATGAATACGCTTCTGTCTTATTCACGTGCGTCTGTTTACCTCTACTGCTTCCATTGAACACAGAGTATAGATGACCCTGCCCGATAgattttttttcattgttaCCCGGTGACGTGCTCGCGGAACACAGGAAAATCTTAATAACAGTGGACCTTGGTGTAATAATGTTGTTGTGCATTTTCTAATCAAGCGGTATAGTTTTAGATATAGATTGCGCTGCACGAGTAATTAAAACGCGCGGAACAATAGAAGAGTATAATTAACACTGGTTACAAACATATTTAGTTTGTACTAATTGGTTCGCAAGACAGAGAACAAAGAGTCGATAGTTTCATTCGAAACGTTATAAGGATGGCGACCGTCACACGCGTAAAAatgcatacacacacacacacacgatgAATATGGAATGTAGAAAAAGCAAGGAACACTCGTATTTGAAAGGATAATATGTAAGATGTACAATTGTCGAAGCTTCCACAGCGAACTACACTCAAGACTAGATTCGACAAACACTATTAACCTTTCTGATCTTAACTAATCAACGAAATCGATCGAACGCGTGCCATATGAGAACGTACACGAACGTTATGTTAACCAGTGTTTAGTTCTACGACGCCATTCTAGATGCGAGGATGGCTAGCGTCATCTTACTTATTGTTAGGATTGCAGGCACGAgaaacgtatgactttgtaccGGCAGGGATAAGAATCGATATTAAGTATTTTGAATCTACTAAATAAAAGTATCGCCCTAGGTCATCCCGTAAATCGTGCTGTTTCTTATCGAATTTTATATGTCCGTATCTTGTTTATgcgatatatttatagaaactttTTTTCTATGCTTTACAAGATACTGTCGTCGTCAATCTACAAAATGTATCCGTAGCAATTAGGAGGgatatgttttatttaaaaaaaaaagcgagAAACAACAAGTATGAATGCAATTCAGTTTCGAAATTGCATGCCGTATTCATTTTAAAGAGGCAATATAGTTAAACATGCCGCTGACGATATTCGTAACGTGTATGGAGAACGCGTTTAAGCGTAGGAGAATATCAAAGGTAAATTTTCAACTTCTCCATAAAACACGATCCGATCTACCAGCAAGAATAAACGTAAGAgagtattgttattatttacaaGTACTGCCACCtcatcgatttcgatgatttttaaatatgttgtagaaatcaacattttgaacaaTGTTTTCCTAAACATATAATCCTCGGCTGACCTTAGTTTCCAAGATATCCGCAAAACGCTGCCGGTACAGCTACATTGAATTCTGCCTGTATTGTGCATCCGTGACAACGCTGGTATTGGTTGACGACTGTCTCATTGTGGCCGAATAAAGTAGCACCTGGCCCAAAGCTAATTCTTATCGTTTGTTTATAGCATATATAGATTCAGTTAAGCATCATTTTACCAATGTTAACGCATAAGCTATCACGAACGCACGATTATAGGCAGAGTTCACTGGTACCGACACATTTTTGTGAATCTCGGACAATTAAGGTTATGCGGTAGGAAAAGGTTGTTGAAAATGTTAATTTGtacaacatattaaaaaatcatcgaaatcggtgaAGTTGCAGCACTTGAAAATAATTACCAacgtaaatattattattataagctTAAGGTTAGCGTCAAGAAACGACACAACTTTTGGGATGCCTGTCATTCGATAATCTACAAACTACACGAGCGTTTTTCTCTTTATATAATAACGTTCGATCGATCTAACTAAAATCTAAATCATTATCGTGGTTGGCGATAATTTTGAGCATTAAGGATTAGTTAATTACAAGGGATTAAATTTTGTAGgaaactttcaaagaaaagtTAATCACCAAAGATGCATCGTCCAGATGCCCTTAATTAGTCTTAATAAGCGATTAAGCGAGACAAGTACCGCGTAGAAAACATTAATTCTTTCgtagaaaaatacaattaagCGACATGGtgcgatttcttttttctcgacACCTTGCGAGAAGCAGACAAGTATTTAGATTTAGATAAATCCGAATTTATTTTGAATACTTGATAATCTTCTTAATAGCTATTAATACTTTTTAATCTTCTTATTTTGGGGGGAGATACCGTAATTAACCGTCCGATATCTTTTGTTCGAAATATGAACGTGTTTCGATAATAGCACGGACAGATGAAATTGAATTCAAACTTTACTAGACGTTGAAGAAAGAAATACGCATCAATAGAAAGCAAAATCGTGTCAGTACGTTGAACATTACGTAACACAATCAATTTGTTTCGATTACTCGACGCGAAGATACTTGCTTTCACGAGTACGATTTTTACAATAACAATTAGTTCTAATTGAAAATATGCATGTACGTATACGCGTTGCGTATTAAacgaatgaaacgaaaaaaggTACATATCAAATAAATGAACATTTACATAATCGCATTTATTCCATTCTAGCGATTTATCGAAATTTTGTTAGAATTAATATCTTGcgtaataaaacaaaaagttcagcaaaagattataatttaaaaagaaaagaaaaaagggaaaagaatatAAGATACGGTTAAGCACTTTGATACCCAAAAATGTGCTTCTTTGTTATGTACAATTATTACATATGCACCGTCTATAACGCGTTAATTAATCGTTTCTGCTAaacgtatgtatatttttatttgattctaCTTCTTCCCAGTTTACCGACACGGAGACGTCGGAAAGAAACACTATAGTACTAGCAgcgaattattattatcatcaaacccgtaaaaaattctttttccatAGCCGAATGCTTCGCTTAATCATATAATCCTTTGTTAAATACtttttaatgttaaaaataaatatttacttaaaaatcAAAACAACATTAACCTTACCAATTAGTTACAACAACGCGTGAAAGATATTTCGAGAATAAATCATCAACTACGTCGATAAGATGTTAAATTGATCGCGAAGCCAGCGCAACCATGGCTTTTTACAGGAATCGTTCCCTTAaaacgtatgaataatttcgcGCCGAATAtactacaataacgacttaagGCGACCTCGTTCCGGAcgaggattaaaaaaaaaaaaaaagaaaaaagaggaaaagctACATATACATCGATTATTTACTACGTGTTTTCTCTTTCTAATATAACCTATCATagatgcttctttttttatattatacctttcttcctttttctgtaAACATTGCACATGAAATGAGCGTACCAACGAGCTGGCGGAGATGATATGCTGAATAGTTGAAAAATGATGGCACACGTGCATACATGCGTGTCGCGATTATTGTTTTACGTAAGCGAATcacatacgtatatacgtgtACATGTACACACGATGCGTAGACATCCCTATTTAGTAAATATCGTGTATATACGGCGTATATTTTTTCCACGGTATAACGCAATTCAAGTATAATAAGAACTacatgcgtaatagtataatatatcgGATATTACAAAACATCCACGCTTCTAGCTCAATGTGTGCATATTAATCCCTACGTGTATATAGGATGTACCAGTCTTTTCGGGCTAAATATTTTCAGGATGTTTTACGGGTATAAATAAGGAAAAGACTTTGTGTAAACGTATAccgattttataatataattgttcaaagctttattaaaaagttataacaaAAGAGAAATACGAAGAGAACGATGGTTAGGCCTCCGATGAAATCGCCCTAAACTTTTATATCTAGGTAACTTTGAAAAAAAAGTTATGTATATACATCGAGTAAATAATATAGTGAAAATGAACTTTGCATTGTATATTGATGGCGAATCTATTTTCGTCTTATAGCATAGTAATCGTAAGATTGGTATCATTCTCTTTGTATTTACCTATGATCATAGAATATCCTGACAAGATTTGGTCGAAGAAAACTGGAATACCCTGCGTACGTAtcaaagaaagaggaagagacagaagtaaaggaaaaaaacgaaaaaaaaaaaaggaggaaaaagtaAAACCGCTGGTTTCATAGTGCAATTTAATATTTGACTTTTGCCTTAACCTCTTCCGCGACTCCACCCCACCTGAGTTTGTAGACACGCGACCGCCACTGTATCAGAGGATCTAGAACTGCCTGAAGGAAAAGATAAGGCCTTGTGATCTCGCTGAGTAACCATCCGCATACGAATTCTAACTTGTTGAACGGCAACGGACCATTCTGGACGACGCTCAATAGCGTCCAGTCAAACATGAACCACAATAGTATGTGTACCAAATAGAAAACAAGAGAGTCCCACTCGAAGAGTACGCTGGCCGCCCAGGAAGCACAGGCACCTAACACTAAACACTCGCTAAGCGGTTCGAGAACGATCGTGGTAGGCAACATAGCTACCCTGAGCTTCGCCCACCTCCGTAATCTCGCCTGGAACGAATGCAACTCGCAGTGACCGCTATTCTGCAACGCCGGCTGCGAGGACACAGTGATTCGCCAACCACGGTCGGTCAATGACTTTGCGTAGAAAAAATCTTCGGCTAAATACACACCGAACGTCTTTAAACCGCCGACCTCATCGAGGGGCGCTTTCCTCAGCAACGCTGACATCCCTGTGTGACAATTGATCCTAAGTAAATCAGCGGCTAGGTACATACGCGACTGTACAGTACCGAAGAAGATTTTCTCGTATGCCGCGGCAAAACCTTCGCGATCACAGGTAAACGGCATCTGATGCACTAACGCAACATTGTCGGTCATGTAATTAACCATGTCCAACAGCGTGTCCTCCTTCATCTTGATACCACTGTCACTAATCAGTACATACTCATGTTTAGCCGCCTCGTACGCTGGTTGCATATTGTTGATCTTTGGATTCACGCCCACGTTGCAACCGCCGATGAAAAGTCTCGCATCCACCTCTGGATACTTTTCGATCAGTTTACGTACTAACATCAACACCGGATCCGAGTCGTCTTCCACGCAGAACAGTAACTCGTAACGGGGATATTGCATCGTAAAGAATGTCTCTAAATTGCTGAACAAATTCGGATCAACGCCCATAAGGGGCTTTATGATCGACACACCGGGTAGGGGCGTTTCGTAGGTTGGTACTTGAGTGACTTTACGGTGCAGCTTCCAGTGACCGGCTATCAGTGCCAGTACATGAACGATCCACATTACCGACCAGAATATCATGAAAAATATAGCGAAGCCGTACAAGGTATATATCATGGAGTTCATCTTCGAATAAGGATCCTTGATACTCGGAGGCCTAACCTCCGGATAGGGAAAGGTCTCCTGACTCACCTCACCactttgtcttttttctttctctctctctctccctctctctatctgtctgtctctttctcttgtttcCTCCGTGATTATTCGATCCTTTCGTACCTATCGATCCGAGCGACGATCTCAAAGCCCGCCATCCTTCGTGGATATCTAATAAACGGTATCCGCGGCATCCTTGACGAGGTTCTCGCCGTGCCGCGATCACGGATACCAAGTGCGCGGAAAAATCGCGCGGGCCATCGATGATGTGTTTTCGGCAATTCCCGCGGTGTAACACCGTTTTCACGGCGAtcacaacgacgacgacgacgacgaagacgtgGCCACCGCTTCCAACACATTCACGTACTAGGTTCCCTCGCGCGGTTTATAGGGTAGGTATAGGATAGCTACGTAGCCGCGTCCACGGCTACGAGTACTCCAAAACGCCGGCACGCTGTGCCAACGAAGGTATACCAATCGAACGTactcctctctctccctctctctttctctttttcttccaccTTCCACCGGAACAACGATAGGAGTGATAGGAGGATCGCCCTGCTATTCACAGTTATTGACACCAAAGCACCCTCTTTGTCACTACGTACTACCAGCGATCCTCCCCAATTTTCACCGATACATTGAATTTCCTCGTTCCTTACGCGCACCCATATGTAGTTTTGACAACACAACACGAGCAAACACGACCCTCGAACGATGCGTCCACCTTTTATTCCCCGAATCTATTTCGTATTGGTTAGCAGagtaaatttttctattacCTCTTACCTCATTTTACTCCGCGCACAACGCTTTCCAACAATTAATAACTTTCGATGACGTTGTTTAACTATATGCACGTTCAGCAACCAGAGTTCACCGATCCTTTCAATGCAACATGTGTAACGTCAAGATAGTACGTTCCGTTTGTGTTCATGGACGACTGGTCCCTTTCATAACGATGCGCCTACACGGCTTTGCTCCGTTCTGTTTCGACCGCAACTACGCCACTGCCAACGCGTACCGATACATGTCATGACGATAACCAAATTTCTGTTGCTCGATTCCAGCTGATTATGAGTAGAATAAGAAGGCGATAGAGGAAAACAAAGACGAAACAGCGGTTTGAACGACACGTCTTACGTATAAACGACGCACCGCCTAACGTCGACGGGATAACTGGCTGCATGTGACGGCGACAGCCGGCAACTCAACCGCTTGTTCGTTACTAAGTTCACAACATACTTTACCTTGACGACCTTACAATCAACTGACGTTCTTCGCGCGTAACTTACCACTTTTATGATAATCTGTTAATCGTTATCGTGCCATTATCGCACGATTTCGATTACATTCTAATCGAAAAGAAATGAGTCGTTACGTAATAGAAAACTggaatttctatgaattttgcGGTATtctgtaattttgaaattaatcttTACGTTAAGTGAATTGTGTAACaagatttgaaatattaatttaatcccttgttattgattttctttattattttttgtattaatattttaggTACTTGGAATTTTTTGTATCTAGTACATACATACTAGGTAGGAAGGATATAAGGCGATTGAATGCCATTTCCTAAAGTTATTTATACGCCTTTTTCTAAAATCGTTTCTTGATATTCTGTCCATGATCTatcgataaaattatatgatattaaGTAGTATTATTAAAACTTAATCtatgtttgttaaaaattaGGATGTATGGTATAAGAGTATGGTATGAAACAATTAAACAATAACGAATTAAATGTTTAATGTTTAGTCGACCAAAATGCGCAAACTTTAGCTTTTGGTGATTTTACGaacattataccgttatagcgTTTTACCGTTATACTGTTTTTATCTACTACATCTAAGTTTTATGTCCTCGCCGAGATTATTTAGGGAGCTTCGAATGAATGCAACATCAAACGTATTATAGGTGTGCCAATATTATCGGTCCAAATTAACGCATTTATCAGGAATATCTTTATCGCATTATTTGGGTCCAGTTTACATTAGTAAATCGTATTGCTACCACGTAAATCATGCAAGCAGACGTATTAGGTATacaaagaataaagaaataatcaGTATGTCACTCATGTCGCAAGTGATTGGTCGCCGTTTCTACAAAACGCGATTTGTAAACCTAAATACAAAATTCATATCTCTGAACTCAAACTCTTTTGTGTAGTAAAaga from Bombus terrestris chromosome 11, iyBomTerr1.2, whole genome shotgun sequence includes the following:
- the LOC100647986 gene encoding ceramide glucosyltransferase isoform X2 produces the protein MNSMIYTLYGFAIFFMIFWSVMWIVHVLALIAGHWKLHRKVTQVPTYETPLPGVSIIKPLMGVDPNLFSNLETFFTMQYPRYELLFCVEDDSDPVLMLVRKLIEKYPEVDARLFIGGCNVGVNPKINNMQPAYEAAKHEYVLISDSGIKMKEDTLLDMVNYMTDNVALVHQMPFTCDREGFAAAYEKIFFGTVQSRMYLAADLLRINCHTGMSALLRKAPLDEVGGLKTFGVYLAEDFFYAKSLTDRGWRITVSSQPALQNSGHCELHSFQARLRRWAKLRVAMLPTTIVLEPLSECLVLGACASWAASVLFEWDSLVFYLVHILLWFMFDWTLLSVVQNGPLPFNKLEFVCGWLLSEITRPYLFLQAVLDPLIQWRSRVYKLRWGGVAEENINIEKR
- the LOC100647986 gene encoding ceramide glucosyltransferase isoform X3, which translates into the protein MNSMIYTLYGFAIFFMIFWSVMWIVHVLALIAGHWKLHRKVTQVPTYETPLPGVSIIKPLMGVDPNLFSNLETFFTMQYPRYELLFCVEDDSDPVLMLVRKLIEKYPEVDARLFIGGCNVGVNPKINNMQPAYEAAKHEYVLISDSGIKMKEDTLLDMVNYMTDNVALVHQMPFTCDREGFAAAYEKIFFGTVQSRMYLAADLLRINCHTGMSALLRKAPLDEVGGLKTFGVYLAEDFFYAKSLTDRGWRITVSSQPALQNSGHCELHSFQARLRRWAKLRVAMLPTTIVLEPLSECLVLGACASWAASVLFEWDSLVFYLVHILLWFMFDWTLLSVVQNGPLPFNKLEFVCGWLLSEITRPYLFLQAVLDPLIQWRSRVYKLRI
- the LOC100647986 gene encoding ceramide glucosyltransferase isoform X1; the encoded protein is MNSMIYTLYGFAIFFMIFWSVMWIVHVLALIAGHWKLHRKVTQVPTYETPLPGVSIIKPLMGVDPNLFSNLETFFTMQYPRYELLFCVEDDSDPVLMLVRKLIEKYPEVDARLFIGGCNVGVNPKINNMQPAYEAAKHEYVLISDSGIKMKEDTLLDMVNYMTDNVALVHQMPFTCDREGFAAAYEKIFFGTVQSRMYLAADLLRINCHTGMSALLRKAPLDEVGGLKTFGVYLAEDFFYAKSLTDRGWRITVSSQPALQNSGHCELHSFQARLRRWAKLRVAMLPTTIVLEPLSECLVLGACASWAASVLFEWDSLVFYLVHILLWFMFDWTLLSVVQNGPLPFNKLEFVCGWLLSEITRPYLFLQAVLDPLIQWRSRVYKLRWGGVAEEVKAKVKY